TGCTTCGGATTTTATCTATGGGCAATACACGATAGAGGAGGTCGTGGCCAGGATGAATATTCATTTGTCCTACGCCAGGCAGAAGGTGCATCAAACCTTGCCCCTGCAGAAGGAAAACAGGGAAGCCACCATAAATCGCATCAAGCTCTATTTATCCGAGCACCTTAACGATCCACCGACTTTGGATCAGCTGGCAAGCGAGTTGGGGGTGCATAAGAAAAAACTGGCGCGTGTATTCCAGGCGCATATGCATGAAACGATATACGAGTACCTGAGCCGACTGCGCCTGGACTATTCTCAGGTGCTGCTTAGGGAAACGCAGCTCAGTATCACAGATATTGCCGAAGAAATCGGCTTTACTTCTCTTTCGGCATTTACTTCTTCTTTTAGTAAACAGTATGGCATGCCGCCTACTGCTTACAGAAAAACGATGAGCTGACAACTTCGGCAGATCAGACACTCCACTCGCAAGAAATGTCTTTGCGGGCGAATGCGGCTGGACGTTCGGGCCGTCTGGCCGCAGGTACCTGCGGTTATCGCTACTGCGATTTTTGGTCATTTTTGAAAGATATTTCAAAAAACGAAGCATTTAAACAACACAGAAAGTAAATAAATGTTAGTAAATATTAAATAATTCATAAAAATTTTATTCTGCTTTCCAATGTTTGTATTTGATGAAACTTCTGTACTTATAGATAAAATGCCGGCTTTCCACTCTTCTATGATGCTTACGAAATAAGTACTAAATTTTTCGTTTAATAACATTTAGTAAAAATATGAAATGTTATGGATTTCAATGGGGAGTTGGAAAATGAATCGAATATACAGATCTATTTGGTGTGAAAAAACAGGCACTTTTGTTGCTGTGTCCGAAAATACAAAGAGAGGACGCAAAGCCAGCACCGGAACCGAAAAAACAGAGTTTGGTAGCCTGCCTTTTCATGATGTTGCGATCAAGGCGCTACTTCCGGTCTTATTCACGGGCGCCATTGCCCTGTTTCCGCCAATGGCATTGGCCGCAGGGGATCTCACTACGTCAGAATGTACATTTTCCTGGGGGAATGATACTGGCGGCACGATAACGATCAAGGGCGAGGGTACCGGGAGCTCCGATACGTTAGTCTGTGCTGAAGCGTTGCAAGGCCTGGTCGACAACCCATTGGAATATTTCAGCGTAAATTCTACTGGAGGAGGAAACGTTGACAATGATGGCGCAGCCGCTGCGGACGGTATTGCAATTGGCAAAGACGCTGTGGTCTCCATCGGGGCCACCAGCGGCGTTGCATTGGGGTTGGGTGCGACAACGACTGTCGCTAATGGTATTGCGCTGGGAGCAGGTTCGGTCGCCAATACGGCAGGAGGTATCGCACCGTACGCGCCCGTAG
Above is a window of Advenella kashmirensis WT001 DNA encoding:
- a CDS encoding helix-turn-helix domain-containing protein, translating into MNQTYKSIWCERTGNYINSNSQHILIVSVCQSSLSALCDSLEAQGFHLSTAQNNVKGYECAATQCPNLIVLDFNMTESRNRFELFDILRSSLLTKYIPIIILCKSSDLQTRLHALQHGASDFIYGQYTIEEVVARMNIHLSYARQKVHQTLPLQKENREATINRIKLYLSEHLNDPPTLDQLASELGVHKKKLARVFQAHMHETIYEYLSRLRLDYSQVLLRETQLSITDIAEEIGFTSLSAFTSSFSKQYGMPPTAYRKTMS